The proteins below are encoded in one region of Helianthus annuus cultivar XRQ/B chromosome 2, HanXRQr2.0-SUNRISE, whole genome shotgun sequence:
- the LOC110911102 gene encoding F-box/LRR-repeat protein At5g63520, which translates to MASPPSGIAEAIDIISEDLRQCRIAAPIDVISEDLLQNIVSRLPAVSFASAACVSRSWNVVCDRVLSRPKLASACSFNHTLQDAVEEVVNKVLSEPIRPHFAIASFGGYHEESCLGEAHQLITAALGAHVPVISNHPDGIIGKGAISDKVYEVEWYFRPDEVDSVMLIVGFLPGLKVTIIPLLKQIQEPETVMIDEFVTDIREFSTSVSGCDSPAAIIMFADHYYADMREVIEHLDYAMSPETVIVGDALSKFRFTNDAQFGSSAAVSLVFAVEMNKPPGIGETQFHAVLSSGLSPVGPTYTTSVIEKTGVFTDIAARREGSVDNIDGETLLNQVKDELGGEDKFWDLFIGVTKKRKYSIRQEKVGSMTSLAFHLVLGRSPRGFYVHGGGLKTDDTFRFYYSNPTTALSSTAAVSSHLRSFNQGRNDTTVVDKVEVFGGLIFACPDTFDKPNIKSSPFLDNFPGVTLGGSFCSSMIGRRVLTKYVKESQEQKEVQCCVHVNGSVYLIMSYTPSLN; encoded by the exons ATGGCGTCACCGCCAAGCGGAATCGCTGAAGCTATTGATATCATCAGTGAAGACCTCCGGCAGTGCAGAATCGCTGCACCTATTGACGTCATCAGCGAAGACCTTCTTCAGAACATCGTCTCTAGACTTCCGGCAGTCTCCTTCGCCTCCGCCGCTTGCGTCAGCCGCTCTTGGAACGTCGTTTGCGATCGCGTCCTTTCTCGTCCGAAGCTCGCCTCTGCATGCTCCTTCAATCACACTCTCCAG GATGCTGTAGAAGAGGTGGTTAATAAAGTATTATCGGAGCCGATTCGTCCTCACTTTGCCATTGCTTCGTTTGGTGGTTATCATGAGGAGAGTTGTTTGGGAGAGGCTCACCAACTC ATTACTGCAGCACTAGGCGCTCATGTTCCAGTCATTAGTAATCATCCCGACGGAATAATTGGAAAGGGTGCAATCTCTGATAAAGTCTATGAG GTTGAGTGGTATTTTCGTCCAGACGAGGTTGATTCAGTAATGTTGATTGTTGGATTTCTACCAGGGTTGAAAGTCACAATAATCCCGCTTTTAAAGCAAATTCAG GAACCAGAAACTGTCATGATTGACGAATTTGTAACAGACATCAGGGAGTTCTCAACTTCGGTTTCAGGGTGTGACTCCCCTGCTGCCATAATAATGTTCGCT GACCATTATTATGCAGACATGAGAGAGGTTATAGAGCACTTAG ATTATGCCATGTCACCAGAAACCGTCATTGTTGGTGATGCTTTATCTAAGTTCCGATTTACCAATGATGCTCAATTTGGTAGTTCTGCTGCTGTTTCCTTGGTATTTGCAGTGGAAATGAATAAACCTCCTG GTATAGGAGAAACTCAATTTCATGCTGTATTATCAAGCGGATTGTCACCAGTAGGCCCCACATACACCACATCTGTTATTGAGAAAACTGGTGTTTTTACTGATATTGCTGCAAGAAGAGAAGGGTCGGTTGATAATATTGATGGCGAAACTCTTTTGAATCAAGTTAAAGATGAA TTAGGAGGTGAAGATAAGTTTTGGGATCTCTTCATTGGGGtaacaaagaaaagaaaatacTCCATTCGTCAAGAAAAGGTTGGAAGTATGACGTCTCTTGCATTCCATCTCGTTCTTGG GCGTTCCCCGCGGGGTTTTTATGTTCATGGTGGGGGCCTCAAAACCGACGACACATTCCGTTTTTACTACTCAAATCCTACCACTGCGCTATCTTCTACTGCGGCTGTCTCTAGCCATCTGAGATCTTTCAATCAAGGGAGGAACGACACCACTGTCGTTGATAAGGTGGAGGTGTTCGGTGGTCTTATATTCGCTTGTCCTGATACTTTTGACAAACCAAACATTAAGAGCTCGCCATTTTTGGACAACTTTCCCGGTGTGACTCTTGGCGGGAGTTTTTGTAGCAGCATGATTGGACGTCGTGTTTTAACCAAGTATGTTAAAGAATCTCAAGAACAAAAAGAGGTGCAATGTTGCGTGCACGTTAACGGTAGTGTCTATTTGATCATGTCATACACTCCTAGTTTAAATTAA